The segment CCGCACCATGTTGGGCGTCGATGCGACCGGGAGCGGGAAACACGGGGATCATCGGTTGTGGTGCGCGCGTTAGTCCTCGCAGAAAACGATGTGGCACGGGATTGGGCACGGGCGGGTCGAAGAGGCGCGAATAGGTGCACTGCTCGGGGAGCTCGCAATCGTTGGCGCAGGCGGCTGCGGTGCGTGCGCAGGCGGCTTTTCGGAGGGCTCTGCCGAGGACGCCGCGGAGCATGCTGCCGTCGTGGAATGGCCATCGGAATGGTTCGGCCACTCGATAGCTGGCGTGCAATTCGGTGGAGACGAGCTGCATGGCGAGGCATGAAAGCCGGGGCGTTTGGCGACGTCAACAGGATTTGTGTTTGATGAGAAGGGGGGCGGGACCGCGGTTCGTTACGGTGTCCTTTGAGCGGGCGAACCGGTTGCGGGACTGGATAAGATGTAATCTACGTCGGTCAACGCATTCACGGAGCCACCAATGCGTCATGGGGCCAGATTTTTTTAACGAGCGCATCGCCATAAAGCAAGCGCATCAATGCGCGATGAAGTTCTTCGTCGGAGTATTCGGGGTGCCGCGCGCGGATGCCATCGCGTGCCAGATATCGGGCGGACAAGCTGATGCGTCCAGCGAGTGAAACACGACCTTCGGGGCCGAGCCTTTCCCAGAAGGCAAGCTGTGCTTGCAGTGCTTCTGCCGATGTGTCGTGCGGTGGCTGCATGGCGACGCCGTACCACGATTTTGCGACGGACGCAAAGTGTTTTCACGGGACGACCCTATTCGCGACGAGCACGACAACGTTGAGCCGCAATCGATACCGGATGCGTTTCAATGCCCTTTGAGCGGGCGAACCCGTTGCGGGAAAGGTTACGCGCGAGGCCTGTACGTTTCAGCCCTTTGGGCCCCGTTGCGGAGCTCGGCTGATCGTGAAACCTGCAAAACGCGGTACTGTTTCAATGCCCTTTGAGCGGGCGAACCCGTTGCGGGGTGGTGGTGGAGAAGGTGGTGAAGACTGGGGAGAAATCGCTGTTTCAATGCCCTTTGAGCGGGCGAACCCGTTGCGGGTCTCCTGCGGCGGCGGACCGCAGGAGGACTCGAGCTGTTTCAATGCCCTTTGAGCGGGCGAACCCGTTGCGGGAAACAGAGGGCGCCAGATTGGGGGGGCGCCAAGCAAGCTGTTTCAATGCCCTTTGAGCGGGCGAACCCGTTGCGGGGGGAGGGCTGCGTTTCAATGCGCCCCTGGTCGCCAATCTGTTTCAATGCCCTTTGAGCGGGCGAACCCGTTGCGGGCAGGGTCGAAAGGGCTTGCCCTGAGCGGGCGACCGTGCGGCAACAGTTTCAATGCCCTTTGAGCGGGCGAACCCGTTGCGGGAGCACCCCCCGCAACCAGCTTGTTTTGTAGGCTCTGCAACACCGGAATCGCTGACCTCACCCCATCGGCAAGCTCAGCTGCTCCGATCACGACCCCGCAACGGGGTACTTCTCGCGCCAATCCCCTGCAATTTCGCAAGGTTGGCACAAGGCGCTAACCCCCCCGGGTTTTGGGTACTGTACGAGGTTAGCGTTTCCAGTTTTCACAGACCAACTCGGTCGGTCGCAGACCGTCCATCCCAACTATCCCCCACAATATCCCGGTTGTAAACAAAAATCGTCCACGCCTGCTCGCCTTCGTTCGCTCGCCCAAATCGCCGATTTTTCAGAAGCAACCACATCCATGGCCCAGCATCGGAAAGCGCACTTGCCCGCTCGGTGCCGCATGCCGCGCGCATCACGGCTGGCTCGACTCGGAGGTATCCAGGATGAACCCCCAACGCATCGAAGAGTTTCGCAAGAAGCTGCGCGAAGGACGCCGCGTCAACGTGGTCGAAGGTGTCGTCACCGTCGACGGCGCTCCGGCAGATCCGACAGCTCCGGGGGCCAATGCCCAAAATCCCGCCGCTGGCCAAGGTGTTCAGGTCAAACCACACGAATGGGGCCATTCGTGAACGAACAGTTTTACGCGGATGCCAAGGGCGAACGACGCGCATTGCAAGAGCAAGCGGTGCTCGCCTCGCAATATCCCGGATTCACAATGGACGTCGACGACGACGGCACTCCCTACGTTCACGGCTGGATCGGACCCAATCCGTCCCTGAAAGGGCGATACCACATTCTACTGCTTCTACCTCCAGGCTATGGTCACGGCGTCATGCCGATCGCCCATGTGCTCGAACCAGAATTGCGCGCAGGCGCCCCGCATCGATACCAAGATGGAGCGCTTTGCTTGGACCATTCAGGCGCATTCACAAACAAATCCACGCTCGTCACCTTCCTCGCATGGGTCAGCGTATGGCTCGTGTTGTACGAAGATTGGCTCGATACAGGCAATCCCTGGTGAGGTACCGAAAGTGAAAAATATTGATTACGGAAGAGGCCTTCGAGGCCATTGCCGACGCCGTCGATGAAGGAAGACGGCGCCGAATGGAACTCGGCGGATCCATCGTCGCGCTCGAAAACAAGGACCATACGCTCGTGGCTTATGCCGTTCCAACGGGGCCTCGAGCCGATCAAGGCCCCGGGCATTTGCGCACCGATGCCGACTTTCAAAACCACGCCCTCGCCGCCATTCGCGGACGACTGCCCCAACTCACCTACGTGGGTGATTGGCACGTACACCCGATGTGGTTGCCCGCGCTGTCGGGCACGGATCAATCCACCGCCGAACGCATTTTGCGTGAAGACGGCGCAACCCGCAATCATCTCCTCCTGCTCCTGGGGACCGCGAAGGCCAAAGCTGCCCCGATCGTGCTCGCCTTCATGGTTCGTATGGACGATGCGGGTTTCCTCCAGGTGGACGAAATACCGCTCGAACGTGTCAGGCGCGATTCCGACGCCGTCGTTGCGCAATTGGGTCGGCCATTGCCGCCGCTCGAGGAGCTCCTCGCAGACGTGAAAACCGGCGATACTCCCGTCCAGCACCGGGGAGCGAATCGAATTCACGCGGACCTCGAAATGGTCCAGAAAGATCTTCGAGCACAAACCAGCCCCTGGGGTTCGGGCGACATGCTCGGAGCCGTCATTCGTCGGGGCAAACGCGAAGCATTCGTCTTGTTTCCGCCCGAATACCCGCTCGGAGCCCCGCAAGTTTTCGCCGGATCGCTCGAGCGTGGGCCGCTCCGCCCCATTCCATTGCGATATGGTTGGAGCAGCTTGCATTGCCTGGCAGACATCGTGGAAGTCGCGCTGCAACCACCGGCTCCTCGCCCCACGCCCGAACCGCCATCCATGTTGGGAAAATTCATCAGTGACGCATTGACCTTCATGGGTGTTCCAACGCGCCAAACCTATCACCGCTCCCTTCCGCCGAAGAAAAAAGAGGTACGACCGTGACGATTCTCCCCTCCAAAGCGCACGATGACCATGCACCCGATGCTCCGGTAATGGATCCGTCCCGCTATCGTGACCGCATTGCGGCTTTGCCTGGCGCCTCGGTGCTCGAACAAAAAACCGCGGCTCTCGTGGGCCTTGGTTCCGTCGGTTCCGACCTCGGCGCCAAACTCGTGCGCCTCGGCGTCCGAGTCATCGGATGCGATCCCGACATTCTCGCAGTGGAAAACCTCGTTCGTTGGGGGCTCCAGGCGTCGATCGAAAACGATGCGGGAAAACGTAAGGCGATTGTTTGGCAAAGCACGCTTCAACGCACGGTGCCCAACGCTCGCGTCGAAGGGCATGCCATCGATGTCGTGCGCCAAGGCGCCGCATTCAATCGCTTGCTCGCCGAAGCGCGCCCTGATTTGCTCATCGCTGCGACCGACACGCGGGATTCGCGCCGCACGGTCAATGCCATGGCAGCACATTACGATATTCCTGCGCTTTTCGTGGCACTATCGGACGGCGCTTCGAGCGTGCGTATCGAAGTCGTGGAAAACGCTCGCCGAGGACCATGTCACTTGTGTTCCATGTACGCCGAAGGAATGCTTTTCGGCGAAAACGCCAAACGGTCGCGCATGCCCTACGCATCCGACACATTGCCCGAACCCGTCGCCGTTCCAGCGCTCCCCGTCGACATTGCATTGGGTACCGCAATCGCCACGCGCATTGCACTGTTGCTTCTCGCGGGTGCAGATTGGCGAGCATTCATGAAAAACGGCGAACAACAAGGAAACGTGCTGTTTCTATCCATGCGCCCGGATCACTGGATTTTCGAGGGCGCTTACGATCGCCTCGTGTATGAAGTAGGCCGATTCGTAGAATGTCCGTGTTGTGGATCTCGCGAGCGGGAGGGCGCACATGAATAGCGAAACGCTCTTGTGGATCATCGTCGTATTGGGCATCGTCTGGAAAATCGTCGCCCACGTGCGGTCGGTGCAAAACGTAGAGAACCGCGGCGCTTCCACGCAAGCGTCGATGCCACCAGTGACGCACGCGCCAAGGCTCGCGCCGCAGTCTACGCACACGCGCGTGCACACGCCAGAGCCCACACGCGTGCCCGTGCAGCCGCGTGCGCCGATGCGTGTGGAGCAAAGGCAATCCCATCGGGGCGTACCGAAAACGAATTGTTACGGCGAACTGGAGGATTGATGCGACGTCTTTTTGATCTCGCGCGCCCAGCGCCGCTTCTCGCCTATTTCGCCGACGTACGCAAACGCAGCCGAGCTCCCGGCGTCGACGGAGTCACGCCCGAGGCCTATGCGCAAAACCTCGACGCGCGCATCGAGCGACTGAGCGCAAAGGTTCTCGACGGCTCCTGGGTTCCCACGCGGCTTCTTCGACTTCGGCGGGCCAAACCCGGCGGCGGGATCCGCGTGCTGTCCATTCCCACCGTCGAGGATCGAATCGTGGTGGAAATGCTTCGCGCCGGGCTCGAACCCATCATCGAGCCGAAGCTTCATCCGGCTGCATTTGCCTATCGACCAGGCCGTTCGGCGCATACGGCGGTCGATGCGGTGGCGAAGGCCATCGAGCGCGGCGCGACGTGGGTGGCGATCGCGGATGTCAGGGATTTTTTCGATACGGTGCGCATTCGACCGATTCTCGAAACGTTCGAGGATCTTCCGTGCGATCCGGCGCTCGTACGACTGCTCGACAAGGTTCTTGCCGGCCATGCGTTGCAACCAGGTCGGGGCCTTGCACAAGGTTCATCATTGTCGCCATTATTGTCGAACGTCGTCATGTTGCCATTCGATCGAAACCTGCACACGGCGGGTTTCGACCTCGTGCGATATTGCGACAATTTGTGCGTTCCGGCAGCGTCGAAAGAGCTTGCGGAAAAGGCCCTCGCACTCATGCATCGGGAAACCGGGCAGCTCGGTTTGTCGCTCAAGGTGGAGGTTTCACGGGCTACGCCCGTCGAGCAAGGTTTTTTGTGGCTGGGATTTTGGCTTGCGGCAAAAGGCAGGCGCGTCAGCGACGGGGCTCTCCAGGCACTCGCGTCGCGTGCCAATGCAGCGGGGCAAGGTATCCCGGGGCAATTGCTTCGTGCGCGGTTGACCCCCATCGTACGAGGGTGGACGCAATACTTCGACGCGACGATTCCAGCGGAATTCGATTTTGGGCCTCACGACGCATTGATTCGAGAGCTGATCGCCGAAAGCTCGCTCGGAGGTGTCGCGATTTCGGAAGCACCGAAAGATGCCGGCTCGGTCGTCGATACCTTGGTGGATCTCGAGATGGACGATGATCCGTGGTCGTGGGAGACGTCCGGCAATGCCGGCGAAGCGGAACACGTCGAGCCATCCTCGGCGGATGCGCTCTTGCGAGATGCCGATCGTTTGGCTACGGCGGGGCAATTCGAGGCTGCGCAGGAGAAATGGGAAGCTGCGCAGCGATTGGACGAAACCACCGCAGCGATGAACGACGCGCCCGGGCCCGTCGAGCCGGTATGGGACGAAGAGCGGCTCGAAGTTTTCATTGGGCTTTTTGTGCGGGTCAAGAATCGTTCGACGTCATGACGGCCGGAGATGCTGGGCGCCGAAATGCCGCGCCCATGTCGCGACCCGTAGGGGCCACGGACGTCCGGCTGCATCTGATGGGACGAGGCAGCATTGCGGTGCGCCCACGATTTCCGGACGGATCCTGCTTGCTCGGGGTGATTGACATCGATGATCGAGAAGCTCCGCCGAGTCCGGAAGCTCGAGCGTTCGCGTACCGAATATGCCACGTAGCGCGTGCATGGCAATGGACCGCTTTGCTCGAAACGACGGGCGGTCGTGGATTGCATGTATGGGTGCCTCTAGAAAGCCGCATGAAAGCCGATGTCGTGCACGCGGCGCTCGAAGCCCTGGTGCACATTGCCGGACCCGTTCCCGAAGGGGTGCATTGCGAGATTCTTCCGGGACGAACGGACGCTCCGGATTTGCACGGACAAACGATGACCTTGCCGCTCGGTGTGCATGTCGAAACCGGCGTTCGGAGTCGGCTACATCTGCCCGATGGGGAGGACGTCGATTCCGATTTGAACGAGCTTTCGCGCGCACGTGCGACCGCGCCCGAGCGATTGAAAGAGGCGACGACCCTTTCGCCCCGAGCTCCAGAACCATCGCATGCGGCGGCTGAACCATTGCCGGATTGGTCGCGGTATGGGCGCGGCGTGGAGCGAATCATGGCGGGGTGTGCGATCTTGCGACACCTTGCCGAAAAAGCGCGCGACATGGGTCACCTGAACCATGGTGAGCGATTGAGTTTGCTGTATAGCCTCGGGCACCTCGATGCGCCTGGCGCGCAGGCCATTCATGCCATCATTCGACCGTGCGGGAATTATGATGCGGTCGAGACGTCGCGACAAATCGCCAATCTTCGAGGGTTGCCCGTGAGTTGTACGCGGCTTCGCGAGAAACACGCGACGCCGGAATTGGTGCCCTTGTGTCGGTGCGATTTCGGCGATTTGCGACATCGCGGTGGATACGCAACGCCGCTGCTGCATGCAGGCGCATTTCGCCGCGAGTGGCGAGGGGTACTTCGCGAACGGCGCGAAGCGGAGGCCGCCTTGAAAACGGAGCAGGACGTTGGAGTCCGTGTAGCAACGGAAAATGGCGAGGGAGTCGTGCTCAGGGGCTTGCCCCCTCACGAATGGGCTTGAACATATGGAGCGAAAAACCATTTA is part of the Polyangiaceae bacterium genome and harbors:
- a CDS encoding ThiF family adenylyltransferase, whose amino-acid sequence is MTILPSKAHDDHAPDAPVMDPSRYRDRIAALPGASVLEQKTAALVGLGSVGSDLGAKLVRLGVRVIGCDPDILAVENLVRWGLQASIENDAGKRKAIVWQSTLQRTVPNARVEGHAIDVVRQGAAFNRLLAEARPDLLIAATDTRDSRRTVNAMAAHYDIPALFVALSDGASSVRIEVVENARRGPCHLCSMYAEGMLFGENAKRSRMPYASDTLPEPVAVPALPVDIALGTAIATRIALLLLAGADWRAFMKNGEQQGNVLFLSMRPDHWIFEGAYDRLVYEVGRFVECPCCGSREREGAHE